ATTTTCCCAGTCTGGAAAATAATCACTTAAAGGCACCTCGAGGCTATCGATCTCACCTCTATCTAAAGCAATACCCACAAGAGCGCTGGCCATACTTTTCGCCATCGACCAACTGGTACCTAAACTATCCTTGTCCTTGCCTTCCTCGTACCACTCGGCAACAATGCGGCCATTGCGCAGAATCACGAGAGATTGAGTGTTCTCAGCAATGTTAAAGGCATAGTCTCTTGCCTGCTCTAGAGACTCGGCTTCCATCCCCTCTTCTTCGGGCCCAGACAGCTTTAGTTGGGGAATAGTTGGGCTACTTTGGTCCTTATCTTTTTCTCCACAGCCTATAAATAATGCTGTAATGACACCTAAGCTCAGTCTAACTATCGTGGAAGTCTCCCTAGTCTTTGATTTTTGATCCTTGATTTTGAAAAATTTAAGCACAAGCCAGTCGTGGCTTCAAGTCACAAAACAACTATCTTTCCATTAGAATCCCAATTGGCAAGGACTAAGTTCCCTGAAAATAGACTCTTAGATTGAATTTGCAGATATAAATCCCTGTGAACTACATGACGAATCTAAAAACATTCATTAAAACTTTGATATTTCAATACTTTCTACTGAATAGTTTAGCTTAAGGGATTATTTCTATACATGTTAGTTTCAAAAAAAGTTATTAGCCATCTTGTTTTATCTAATCATAGAAGTTGTTTACCAAGTCTTTGGGAACCTAGCATTTGTGGCACTTGTCTTGCTTTTTTCTTTTAAGCACAAGAAAGGAACAAGGACCATGATTAGTAAACTCATTTTTTTAGCTACCGTGCTAACAGCCTTTGGCTGTGACTCCAATAAACTTTCCAATCGAGCACCCCAACGAGCCCCAGCCAGCGCAGAACAAGCTGACAAACAAGCAACACCTCAGCAGATGGATCCTGCTCTGTTAAACATTGAAGACTTTCTTAAAAGCAAGGAAACAAAAATTAAATTTTCTGCAGCTGGCCAAGCCAACGGCATGACAGCTTATGTCATGAAAGTTAAGCAAGCTATCGATCATGAAGATCCCGATGATGGGACTTTCGAACAGGTCGTGACTCTTATCTACAAAGGAGCCGACCGTCCCACTGTGTTCGTGACTCAAGGCTACAATAACTTGATATTTGGACAGGTTGAGTTAGCTAAAATGTTCGATGCCAATCAAATCGCTGTCGAGTATCGCTATTTCGGCGAGTCTATTCCACAAGATAATTTCGAGCATCTTAATATTTGGCAGGCAGCGACGGATCACCATGAACTGATCAAGATGTTTAAAGAGCACTTTACAGGCAAATGGCTTACCACAGGAGCGAGCAAAGGGGGTATGTCAGCAGTATTTCATCGTCGCTACTATCCTAATGATGTGGATGTCACAGTCCCTTATGTAGCTCCTATTTCCTATGCATCGCCAGACGTACGCTATATCGAATACCTAGATAATATTGGCCCCCAAAGTTGTAAAGATTCCCTGGCCAATTTCCAGTCAGCAGGATTGCAAGTGAGGCAGGAAGTTGAAACCATCATGACTGATTTCTACACAGAAACTGATCAACCCACAGAAGATGTACCATTCGCCTTCGAAGACATGATTGTTGGATTCCCTTGGGGATTTTGGCAGTATTCTAG
This Pseudobacteriovorax antillogorgiicola DNA region includes the following protein-coding sequences:
- a CDS encoding S28 family serine protease, which encodes MISKLIFLATVLTAFGCDSNKLSNRAPQRAPASAEQADKQATPQQMDPALLNIEDFLKSKETKIKFSAAGQANGMTAYVMKVKQAIDHEDPDDGTFEQVVTLIYKGADRPTVFVTQGYNNLIFGQVELAKMFDANQIAVEYRYFGESIPQDNFEHLNIWQAATDHHELIKMFKEHFTGKWLTTGASKGGMSAVFHRRYYPNDVDVTVPYVAPISYASPDVRYIEYLDNIGPQSCKDSLANFQSAGLQVRQEVETIMTDFYTETDQPTEDVPFAFEDMIVGFPWGFWQYSSVDNCPNLPDTNSQATDFARALLEPPASGDIPELEFDLVSETSFDFDLNPPYLYQAARELGSPLQIGNIDAIADSLTFITPESLQNIPQDPTHDPSVMEDIQKWVQDEGDRILFIYGENDPWTGSPFDLGSNDKIFRYIAPAGNHGANIMGLGPEDRQQAMAQLSQWLEEPAQSTDLGLTYSNQKQFQVQIQTRSSILRKYFYKKNQLD